The Bombus pascuorum chromosome 11, iyBomPasc1.1, whole genome shotgun sequence genome has a window encoding:
- the LOC132911716 gene encoding carbonic anhydrase 1-like, with product MINISASEFMIICSSVLLIFLLLTEVLDWTQLFPWVENECNFPPFTFGYTDRNGPHMWKLLYPDSNGSNQSPINIATQLVVVVQPSEPLRWNGYDKGPLSTTIANNENNVIVSTMWGNLNRPYIEGGCLTNVYDLCSMMFHWGQSNDEGSEHTLDYVRYPMELQVWHIKRGFNSLLEAIAAKESDGILIISFFFQITNADNPYLDHIVRNLRRIVKPGTKVHVPPFPLLWIFPHFQTDYYTYNGSLTQPPCSEIVTWILQPEPIAISSSQIAQFRQICSPDGPIPLNCRPVQRVNDRSVYFYS from the exons atgataaatatatcagCATCAGAATTTATGATCATATGCAGCAGTGTCCTCCTCATTT TTTTGCTACTGACCGAAGTTCTCGATTGGACCCAATTATTCCCCTGGGTAGAAAACGAATGCAATTTTCCTCCTTTCACGTTCGGTTATACGGACCGCAATGGGCCCCACATGTGGAAACTGCTGTATCCTGATAGCAATGGTAGCAATCAGTCACCAATCAACATTGCAACACAGCTCGTCGTTGTGGTGCAACCTTCCGAACCTCTCCGTTGGAACGGCTACGATAAAGGACCACTATCGACGACCATAGCGAATAACGAAAATAACG TGATAGTGAGCACGATGTGGGGCAATTTAAATCGACCATACATCGAAGGTGGCTGTTTGACTAACGTTTACGACCTCTGCTCGATGATGTTTCATTGGGGACAATCGAACGACGAAGGCAGCGAACATACGTTAGATTACGTTCGATATCCCATGGAATTGCAAGTGTGGCACATAAAACGCGGCTTTAACTCACTTTTGGAGGCGATTGCTGCTAAAGAAAGCGATGGCATACTGATCATCTCGTTCTTTTTTCAG attACAAACGCGGATAATCCTTATTTGGATCATATCGTGAGAAATCTGCGGCGAATTGTTAAACCAGGGACGAAGGTGCACGTTCCACCCTTCCCGCTGCTATGGATATTCCCACACTTTCAGACCGATTATTATACTTACAACGGTTCTCTTACCCAGCCACCCTGCAGTGAAATTGTTACGTGGATCTTGCAACCTGAACCGATCGCTATATCATCGTCTCAG ATTGCACAATTTCGACAAATTTGCTCACCGGATGGTCCTATACCGTTAAATTGTAGACCCGTACAACGAGTAAACGACCGTAGCGTGTACTTTTATTCGTAG
- the LOC132911703 gene encoding tetraspanin-3-like isoform X2: MGACLLLEPSKGHLLNLFVPDVTPHETINLIACSLVGLGFTVLTVGFFGCRAALYGNQCILATYMSMLVALIITELITAAVGGLMTFRILSGLEERLINKLAEDYGHETTSDIPFSHSLDFAQYKFNCCGIHGYGDYNGTAWWRDAQISGNRRQVPLTCCVLKNTEVKNTGSPMSVVSRVFSKHNEKPWLSPKPVDEIACQVEDEEGHDGYRHKEGCLSKVTSWLQCESFTLVFLGMAMAGIQTFGIITSAFLCRTIRDMQVD, encoded by the exons ATGG GGGCATGCTTGCTATTGGAACCAAGCAAAGGGCACCTGTTAAATCTTTTCGTGCCCGACGTCACGCCGCACGAAACTATTAACCTGATAGCTTGTAGCTTGGTCGGTCTCGGTTTTACGGTGCTGACGGTCGGTTTCTTCGGATGTCGTGCTGCTCTCTATGGAAATCAATGCATACTGGCCACC TACATGAGCATGCTCGTGGCACTGATCATTACCGAACTCATCACCGCTGCCGTTGGTGGACTAATGACATTTCGAATACTTTCTGGATTGGAGGAGCGGCTGATTAACAAATTGGCCGAGGATTACGGTCACGAAACGACTAGCGACATACCCTTCAGCCACAGTCTCGACTTTGCGcaatataag TTTAATTGCTGCGGAATACACGGATACGGGGACTACAATGGCACGGCATGGTGGAGAGACGCGCAAATTTCGGGCAACAGGAGGCAGGTGCCGCTTACGTGttgcgttttaaaaaatacagag GTAAAAAATACGGGAAGTCCAATGAGCGTCGTGTCCAGAGTGTTCAGCAAACAT AACGAGAAACCGTGGCTAAGCCCGAAACCAGTGGACGAAATAGCATGTCAAGTGGAAGACGAAGAGGGTCACGATGGATATCGACATAAAGAG ggCTGCCTCTCGAAAGTTACAAGTTGGTTGCAGTGCGAGAGCTTCACATTAGTATTCCTGGGTATGGCAATGGCTGGTATACAA ACATTCGGTATAATAACTTCGGCTTTCCTTTGTCGAACGATAAGGGATATGCAAGTGGATTGA
- the LOC132911703 gene encoding tetraspanin-11-like isoform X1, giving the protein MKYLKFVLFAFNILIWLAGCTVLMIGACLLLEPSKGHLLNLFVPDVTPHETINLIACSLVGLGFTVLTVGFFGCRAALYGNQCILATYMSMLVALIITELITAAVGGLMTFRILSGLEERLINKLAEDYGHETTSDIPFSHSLDFAQYKFNCCGIHGYGDYNGTAWWRDAQISGNRRQVPLTCCVLKNTEVKNTGSPMSVVSRVFSKHNEKPWLSPKPVDEIACQVEDEEGHDGYRHKEGCLSKVTSWLQCESFTLVFLGMAMAGIQTFGIITSAFLCRTIRDMQVD; this is encoded by the exons ATGAAGTATTTGAAATTCGTCCTATTTGCGTTCAACATATTGATATGG TTGGCTGGGTGTACGGTACTGATGATAGGGGCATGCTTGCTATTGGAACCAAGCAAAGGGCACCTGTTAAATCTTTTCGTGCCCGACGTCACGCCGCACGAAACTATTAACCTGATAGCTTGTAGCTTGGTCGGTCTCGGTTTTACGGTGCTGACGGTCGGTTTCTTCGGATGTCGTGCTGCTCTCTATGGAAATCAATGCATACTGGCCACC TACATGAGCATGCTCGTGGCACTGATCATTACCGAACTCATCACCGCTGCCGTTGGTGGACTAATGACATTTCGAATACTTTCTGGATTGGAGGAGCGGCTGATTAACAAATTGGCCGAGGATTACGGTCACGAAACGACTAGCGACATACCCTTCAGCCACAGTCTCGACTTTGCGcaatataag TTTAATTGCTGCGGAATACACGGATACGGGGACTACAATGGCACGGCATGGTGGAGAGACGCGCAAATTTCGGGCAACAGGAGGCAGGTGCCGCTTACGTGttgcgttttaaaaaatacagag GTAAAAAATACGGGAAGTCCAATGAGCGTCGTGTCCAGAGTGTTCAGCAAACAT AACGAGAAACCGTGGCTAAGCCCGAAACCAGTGGACGAAATAGCATGTCAAGTGGAAGACGAAGAGGGTCACGATGGATATCGACATAAAGAG ggCTGCCTCTCGAAAGTTACAAGTTGGTTGCAGTGCGAGAGCTTCACATTAGTATTCCTGGGTATGGCAATGGCTGGTATACAA ACATTCGGTATAATAACTTCGGCTTTCCTTTGTCGAACGATAAGGGATATGCAAGTGGATTGA
- the LOC132911703 gene encoding tetraspanin-3-like isoform X3: MACSLVGLGFTVLTVGFFGCRAALYGNQCILATYMSMLVALIITELITAAVGGLMTFRILSGLEERLINKLAEDYGHETTSDIPFSHSLDFAQYKFNCCGIHGYGDYNGTAWWRDAQISGNRRQVPLTCCVLKNTEVKNTGSPMSVVSRVFSKHNEKPWLSPKPVDEIACQVEDEEGHDGYRHKEGCLSKVTSWLQCESFTLVFLGMAMAGIQTFGIITSAFLCRTIRDMQVD; this comes from the exons ATGG CTTGTAGCTTGGTCGGTCTCGGTTTTACGGTGCTGACGGTCGGTTTCTTCGGATGTCGTGCTGCTCTCTATGGAAATCAATGCATACTGGCCACC TACATGAGCATGCTCGTGGCACTGATCATTACCGAACTCATCACCGCTGCCGTTGGTGGACTAATGACATTTCGAATACTTTCTGGATTGGAGGAGCGGCTGATTAACAAATTGGCCGAGGATTACGGTCACGAAACGACTAGCGACATACCCTTCAGCCACAGTCTCGACTTTGCGcaatataag TTTAATTGCTGCGGAATACACGGATACGGGGACTACAATGGCACGGCATGGTGGAGAGACGCGCAAATTTCGGGCAACAGGAGGCAGGTGCCGCTTACGTGttgcgttttaaaaaatacagag GTAAAAAATACGGGAAGTCCAATGAGCGTCGTGTCCAGAGTGTTCAGCAAACAT AACGAGAAACCGTGGCTAAGCCCGAAACCAGTGGACGAAATAGCATGTCAAGTGGAAGACGAAGAGGGTCACGATGGATATCGACATAAAGAG ggCTGCCTCTCGAAAGTTACAAGTTGGTTGCAGTGCGAGAGCTTCACATTAGTATTCCTGGGTATGGCAATGGCTGGTATACAA ACATTCGGTATAATAACTTCGGCTTTCCTTTGTCGAACGATAAGGGATATGCAAGTGGATTGA